DNA from Candidatus Nitrospira nitrificans:
CACACAAGAGAAAGAGACTTGCTGCGCTGAGCATCGTCAACCAGAAGCGGTTCTGCATCGAGTCCTCCTTGGACAGTAGGAGTGAATGGGGGGATCTAGGGGTGGCAGTGTACTCCACCGGCAAGCGCTTTTGTCAAACCCCACCAAAGGCTTGCTCGCGTGGCCGATAATCCAGATGCAGAGGCAATACGCCGGCAGGGAAACGAGGACCAATGCTCAAGTAGGCGATAAACCAATGAAGTGTCGGTTTTGGAGAAGCGCCTGCGGCTTGTGGTGAGATGACCAGGCCACGGCCGACGCAATCAACATGGGCGCGCCGACCGTGCTATCAGCGCATCACTTACCGGCTCCAGACGATCTTCCGCGGCATTCACAGGATCAACGAACTCGCGCATGACACCAACCCATTTCTCAAAAGCCCTGGGTTCAGGACACATCCCCGCCCGTACTTCCGGGTCAGGCACCGACAACCCATTCCGACCGCCGGCTGCCTGGCCCAAGCGTGAAGGGCCGCAAGCATGGAGCCGACGTTCATGCCATCGGTCGGCTCCGCCGATTCGTTTCGTTCAAGTGGCGATTTCTCAACCGACGGCCCTCAGCAGATGACCGACGCGCAATCCCGCACCATTTTTTACGGCCCGCTAGACAGCAGGACTTCCCTGAGTATAATGGCATCAGTTCATGCCTATGATCGGACTTCCGCTACTACTCATTAGTCTGCTGACACTCTTCTCTCATCCGACCTCGTCGTGGGCTGGAGCGAAGTATGAGGAGGGCCTCAAACAGTTGGCGGATGGGGTGACTGAAGGAGCTGCCAAGGCGAAAAAACAGCGCCTGGCTTTTATCGACTTCACCGATGGGAAGGGAGAACCGACTCCGATCGGACAGTTCCTTGCCGAAGAACTCGGAACACAGATCATGGTGGGCGGTGAATTGACGGTGGTGGATCGCGCCCTTACGTACTCGACCCTGAAGAAGTTGCACGTCGACCACATCGACTCGGCCCATGCGAAGACCATACGGCAGGCGGCCAAAACGATACGAGCCGACCTGTTTGTGGGCGGCGTGATCCTCGACACGCCCGATGGCCTACAGGTCACCGTGCGGCTCATCAGCCCATCGAATACCCAGCCGATCCGCGCGATACGGGGGATGCTGCCCAAAGCCGGTCCCTTGAACGCGTTCTTTAAAAAAGAGGAGGCGCCGCAACCGATCGTGAACATTGAGAGCCCCAAGGAGACTCCGGCGGCGATAGGGTTAGGGACGTACCGGAACGAACACTACGAAATGGTGGTCCGATCGATCGAACGACAGGCCACCCGAGCCAAGGTGGATCTCACCATCGAAAACCTTTCCCGGCGCGATGTGAAGCTCCTCTGTCATTTGCAGGGAACGGTCCTGACGGACGACCAGGGAACAGCTTGGCATCAAGGCGTTGGAGACAATCGAGAAGGTCTGTGTACCCGTGGCGTCGAACTCTCCCCTCGCCGAAAGGAACGGGCCGTCCTGACCTTCACCGGTCCATCGGAGACAGCGGCCACTCTATTCACACTTCATTTTCGCGAGACGTTACCGAGACGAGACGCCTCCTTCGTCATTGATGGTTTAAAAGTTACCTCGCCGTCGGAACCTACGCAGACGACGCCGTAACAGAATGCTGAAAAAGTCCGCCGCTACGTTCTCACATCGTTCAGAGGCTCAACGCCGAAGCGTACGCCTTGCCTCTTCGCTCGCTGCAGACTTGCCTGCGGAGAGGCGCCTCTTGGCCCTCGGCTTCGCCGCGAGGCGAGCTCGTCTTGATGAGTCCGCGAGGCGGGCGAAACGGGCGCACCGGGGCCTGGCGGATGAGAACAGCAGATTTTTTGAACATTCTGGAGTTATTCTGAGAGCCATATTATCGGCAACAACTGGGATTTTCGCAGTCTGGTAAAGGATCGCATATGTCAAAGACCTTGAAACAAGTGCTGACCGTCGCGGGCTCGGATTCCGGCGGAGGCGCCGGTATCCAAGCCGATATCAAAGCCATGTCCGCCAACGGCGTATTCGCCATGTCTGTCATCACGGCGATCACGGCCCAGAACACCGAAGAGGTAACGGATGTTCTGGAATTGCCGTCGTCCATTATCGCCTCGCAACTCGACGCGATCTTCGACGATTTCGACGTCGCCGCCGTGAAGACCGGAATGTTGTCCTCGGCGGCCATCGTGGAGGTGATCGTCGCCATGCTGGCGCCTCAGCACATAACCAATCTGATCGTGGATCCGGTGATGATTTCCAAGAGCGGTCATTCTCTCTTGCGACCGGATGCAGTCGAAGCGGTCAAGACCAGGCTGTTGCCGCTCGCATTGGTTGTGACACCGAACGTGCATGAGGCCCAGCAACTGTCGGGAATTGAGATCACTTCGTTGGCCGATGCTCG
Protein-coding regions in this window:
- the thiD gene encoding bifunctional hydroxymethylpyrimidine kinase/phosphomethylpyrimidine kinase, producing MSKTLKQVLTVAGSDSGGGAGIQADIKAMSANGVFAMSVITAITAQNTEEVTDVLELPSSIIASQLDAIFDDFDVAAVKTGMLSSAAIVEVIVAMLAPQHITNLIVDPVMISKSGHSLLRPDAVEAVKTRLLPLALVVTPNVHEAQQLSGIEITSLADARRAAKVIHGFGCKYVLIKGGHLLNERGTDVLYDGRFFNILKGEFIETRHTHGTGCTFASALAAHLARGRSVLDAAQAAKSYVTEAIRHGLAIGHGQGPTDHFYFLER
- a CDS encoding FlgO family outer membrane protein — translated: MPMIGLPLLLISLLTLFSHPTSSWAGAKYEEGLKQLADGVTEGAAKAKKQRLAFIDFTDGKGEPTPIGQFLAEELGTQIMVGGELTVVDRALTYSTLKKLHVDHIDSAHAKTIRQAAKTIRADLFVGGVILDTPDGLQVTVRLISPSNTQPIRAIRGMLPKAGPLNAFFKKEEAPQPIVNIESPKETPAAIGLGTYRNEHYEMVVRSIERQATRAKVDLTIENLSRRDVKLLCHLQGTVLTDDQGTAWHQGVGDNREGLCTRGVELSPRRKERAVLTFTGPSETAATLFTLHFRETLPRRDASFVIDGLKVTSPSEPTQTTP